CGTTCACCGCCCGAAAGTTGATTGATCGTCTTCAAACGTTTCCCTTTCATCCGTACCACAATATCAACCTTGGAAGTCAAAGGATTGTCTGGATCGCTCAGAACCAGATCAGCGGCTCCGCCTTCAAAGAAATTGGCGAAGACGAAATTGAACTCTTTCTTCACCCGTTCAAAAGTGGTGACAAACCTCTCCCGCGCCCGGGTATCGAGCTCTTCAATCGAACCCAGCAGATTTTTCTTCGCGGCGATCACATCATCCCGTTGAGCGAGGAACTCGTCAAGCCGTTTCTTTTCTTTATCATAGAGTTCCAGACTCAAAGGATTGACTTCACCGAGCTTCTCCAATTTCCCTTTGGTCTCCGCCAATTTTGTTTCGGCTTCCGGTATTTCTTCTTCGGGAAGATACTCATTCAGATCCACTTTAAAATCATCCAGGGCTTTTTTGAACGCCTCATCCCTTTTATGCTTCAGCTGGAAAGATTGATATCTGAACTGCATCACCTCATTCTGAAGTTCTTCATGAAGTTTTTGACTTTCGGCAAGGCTGTCGAAAACTTTATTCAGTTTTTGGGTAAGTTCTTCCATCATCTTCTCCGGCAGAAGTTTTTCCAGGTTCGTCCGTTCCTCTTTTTTCAAAATCAACTCTTTTTTCAAAACATCGATTTCCGTTTGAATCTGTTCCAGGTTTTCCGCGGTTCTGTTCTGTCTAAGGATATCAAGTTCATCCTCCACTTTTTTGATTTCAGCCTGTAACTGCTCAATACTTCCCCGTACGCTCTTCCGCCGCTCTTCCATCGCGATCAGATCCATCCGCTTTTTATTGATGACCGTTCCTTTCTCCTCAAGTTCTCCCTCCATTGTCTTAATCTTCTCCAATAAACCCTTTTTCTGCTCTTCGATATCAGAAAATTCCCTTTCCGCCGTTCTTATCTTTTCCTCAAACTCTTCTATCTGTGATTTCAACCGCTCGATTTCTTTTAAAATATTATCCCGGTCGTTCTTGACACCTTCATAATATTTGACTGTCTTATCGACATTCCTCTCTGTCTCGTTTAATTTCAAAGAACATTCTGACTTCTTGACGTTTACGGCGAAAAGTCTGTTTTTCTTTTCTTCAATCTTTTCATTGATCGCCTCAATCTCTTCCTGCAGCCTTTTCTTATCTTCGTTGATGAAAATTACTTCATTCTTTAAGTCTTCCAGCTTCTTCTCATACTCCTGAAGACTCTGACTTATCTTGAAGTATCCGATCTCACCCTTTTCGACAATGATCAATCCATTCTTGAAAAGGATACCGTTCTTTGTAATAAAACCACAGTCAGGGTGTTTCCGCGACAACTCATTCGCCTTTGCGAAATCATCAACCAGAAAATAATTATTTATATATTTCTGGACAAACCCGTGCGACGATTTGAATTTCACGAATTGTGCCACTGATGTCAGTTCTTTGTCTAATTCTTCCGCCGCTTCTTTTTTCTCGCCGGTGTCGGCGTTTATGAAACCGAACCTTCCTTCGGGCAAACGATTGAAATCTTCTTCTGAATATTCGGTGAGGATATAAAAATGGAGCAGGTCGCCGAGACAGATATCAACAACCAACTCATAACCAGGATTCACCTCTATATTATCGCGGAGCAATCCTCTATGTTTCTTGCTGAAGATATCGTCGATCTCCCTGATTCCCTCTTTCTCTTTAAGTCGACGTCTCAAAGTGTCGATGACAACCTTGCAATCGGTCAACGCCTCCTGTCTCTCTTTTAAATCTATTTCCAATGTATGTATACTATCTTCATGTTCCTGGCGTATTTTATTATCCTCTTCCAATTCTTTTGAGAGGCTCTCCTGCTGCACGATGATTTGCTCCAGCTCTTCCTCCAATTCTTTCTTCCGCCTCTGCCCGCCTTCGATCTCTTCCTTTTTGCTCTGATATTCTTCATTAATGCGCGTGAGGATTTCCTCCTTATTCTCCTTCTCAAATTTCAGTTTGGTAATGGCATCTTTATATTCCCTGATTTTATCCGACAACTCCGCCGCGGTGTCATCATATTTTCTGAGGTCGGTCTTTAATGAAAAATAGAGATTGTTCTTCTCACCGACGGCTCGTTCCTCCTCTTCGATCTCGGTTTTGATCTTGTTGATCTGCTCGATAAAGGACTCTTCTTTGCTCTGGTAATCAACAAGCCTTTCCCGGGCATTCCTGAGCGATTCCTCTTTTTCACGAATGACTGTTATCGTCCTTTCATTGGAAAGAATTATCTGTCTGCTTTCCTCTTCCTTGGACTGAATGGCGCTTGAGAGTTCGGCGATCGATTTATCGACTTCAGCTATCCGCTCAACCGTATCTTTTTTTCTAACTTCGATCTCAGACATCTTATTCTTCAGTTCTTCTCTCTCCGCCTCCAGCCTTTTGATCTCCTGCGAGACCGTCTGCTTCCGGCTCTCTTTTTCCTGAATCTCTTCTTCTATCTTATGTAATTCTTCCTGTGCCTTTGTATATTCATCTTTCAGTAGGAAAAGGGTCAACCTCTTATATTCTTCTCTCAATTCCTGATATAATCTGGTCTGCCGAACCTGTCTTCGCAGACTCCTTAAAGAACGTTGCATTTCATGTATTATATCTTCAAGGCGCAATAAATCTTGTTCTGTGGCTTCAAGCCTTCGACGGGTCTGCTCCCGCCGCTCCTGATATTTCAAGATTCCGGAAACATCATCAAACATCTGTTTGGTCTCACCATGAATTATTTTTTCTATTTCGGAAAGTTCCAGAAAAGAATAGGAAAGGGTGCCGGAATTCAAAAACAACGCCTGAATATCAAGAAGCCGGCATTTCACCCTGTTCAGAAAAAATTCACTTTCACCCGTCTTGTAAAAACGGCGTTTGATCTCAAACTCACCGCCGAACTGCGGAAAATAATCCTCGTTGTCTATCGTCACCGAAACTTCAGTGAAGTTCGCATCGTTCTTTAAATCAGGTGACATATAGATAAGATCTTCGATCTTTTCGCAACGCAGGGCCTTCATACTCTGTTCACCGAAAACCCATCTCAGGGCGTCGAAGATATTTGATTTACCGCTTCCATTGGGTCCG
This genomic window from candidate division WOR-3 bacterium contains:
- the smc gene encoding chromosome segregation protein SMC, which codes for MKIKKIKLYGFKSFPEETDIILNAGITAFVGPNGSGKSNIFDALRWVFGEQSMKALRCEKIEDLIYMSPDLKNDANFTEVSVTIDNEDYFPQFGGEFEIKRRFYKTGESEFFLNRVKCRLLDIQALFLNSGTLSYSFLELSEIEKIIHGETKQMFDDVSGILKYQERREQTRRRLEATEQDLLRLEDIIHEMQRSLRSLRRQVRQTRLYQELREEYKRLTLFLLKDEYTKAQEELHKIEEEIQEKESRKQTVSQEIKRLEAEREELKNKMSEIEVRKKDTVERIAEVDKSIAELSSAIQSKEEESRQIILSNERTITVIREKEESLRNARERLVDYQSKEESFIEQINKIKTEIEEEERAVGEKNNLYFSLKTDLRKYDDTAAELSDKIREYKDAITKLKFEKENKEEILTRINEEYQSKKEEIEGGQRRKKELEEELEQIIVQQESLSKELEEDNKIRQEHEDSIHTLEIDLKERQEALTDCKVVIDTLRRRLKEKEGIREIDDIFSKKHRGLLRDNIEVNPGYELVVDICLGDLLHFYILTEYSEEDFNRLPEGRFGFINADTGEKKEAAEELDKELTSVAQFVKFKSSHGFVQKYINNYFLVDDFAKANELSRKHPDCGFITKNGILFKNGLIIVEKGEIGYFKISQSLQEYEKKLEDLKNEVIFINEDKKRLQEEIEAINEKIEEKKNRLFAVNVKKSECSLKLNETERNVDKTVKYYEGVKNDRDNILKEIERLKSQIEEFEEKIRTAEREFSDIEEQKKGLLEKIKTMEGELEEKGTVINKKRMDLIAMEERRKSVRGSIEQLQAEIKKVEDELDILRQNRTAENLEQIQTEIDVLKKELILKKEERTNLEKLLPEKMMEELTQKLNKVFDSLAESQKLHEELQNEVMQFRYQSFQLKHKRDEAFKKALDDFKVDLNEYLPEEEIPEAETKLAETKGKLEKLGEVNPLSLELYDKEKKRLDEFLAQRDDVIAAKKNLLGSIEELDTRARERFVTTFERVKKEFNFVFANFFEGGAADLVLSDPDNPLTSKVDIVVRMKGKRLKTINQLSGGERTLLAISLLLAFYLVKPAPFCILDEIDAPLDDANVVRFNKFLRDLSQRTQVVIITHNRATMEYADYLYGLTMEKPGQSKIISAKLADLEKWDLDA